Within Psychrobacter sp. AH5, the genomic segment CGGGTTGATCTTCGGCGTGGTTGGTATTGGAGATAAAAACCGATGATAATTTATCAAAAATCAGCTTACCATCAGGCTTAGGATAAGTAGGCTGATAGGCATGAACGGCTCGCTCAAGCTGACTATAATCATGAGTATTATCACGAATAGTCAATGGCATCTTACCGCCAAGCAAGTTTTGATCGATAAAGTTGAACGCGCCGCCCATCCATTGACCCATACGGTGCATGGCAGGTGAGAAGTTACGTGCCTCATAGTTATCTTGATATAACCATGACTCTTCATACATAGTGGTATAAGCCACTACTTCATCATGTTGACGCCCTGCTTGTATAGCCTCAAACACCGCCTCAGCCGCTAGCATACCGGACTTCATTGAAGTATGTGTGCCTTTGATTTTGGCCGGATTTAAGAAACCAGCATCATCACCCGCCAACACCCCACCTGGGAAAGTGAGCTTAGGTAGTGAGTTGAGACCGCCTTTAGTTAAGGCGCGTGCTCCATAAGAGAGACGCTCGCCGCCTTCCAAAATATTACGAATAAGCGGATGTAGCTTTAGGCGCTGCATCTCATCAAAGGGTGACATATAAGGATTTGAGTAGGACAAATCGATAACCATACCAAAGCTGACTTGATTGTTTTCAGCAAAGTATAGCCACCAGCCACCCGAAGATCCTGTATCCGTCAACGGCCAACCAGAACCGTGCATGACCACGCCTTCTTCGTGTTTGGCTGGATCAATATCCCAAAGCTCTTTTAGACCAATTCCATAGTGCTGTGGATCAGAATCATTATCCAAACCAAAACGGCTAATCAGGCGCTTGCCTAAATGTCCGCGTGATCCTTCAGCAAAAATAGTGTATTTGGCTAGTAGTTCATAGCCCGGCTCAAAGCTAGGCTTCTCACTACCATCAGCAGCAACGCCCATATCGCCAGTCAAAATACCCTTGACCGAACCATCGTCATTATAAAGAATATCCGCTGCTGGGAAGCCTGGGAACATCATCACTTCAAGCTCTTCTGCTTGCTCAGCGAGCCAGCGTACCACGTTAGCCAATGACACAATGTAATTGCCATCATTGTGCATTAAAGAGGGCACGACAGAATCGATAAGTTTAGTGGCTTTGGTTGCAGAGCCTAGCATATACAAGCGATCTTCAATCGCTGGCACGTTCAGAGGCGCGCCTTTCTCTTTCCAGTCAGGAATAAGCTCATCTAAAGCACGCGGCTCCATGACCGCGCCAGATAAAATATGGGCACCAAACTCAGAGCCTTTTTCGACCACACAAACCATGAATTCATCGTTGCCTGCAGCAATAGCTTGTTGACGCAGACGAATAGCTGCAGAAAGACCAGCAGGACCGCCGCCAACGACGATAACGTCAAACTCCATAGATTCGCGCTCAACTTCAGGCTCGATCTCTTCGATAGGCTCAGCAGCTACAGGCTCTGCTACTTTTTCTGTCACAGGTTCAATGCTCGCTTCTTCAGCAGTTGCCTCTTCAACGACAGCGGTATTAGCAACCGGTTCTGCTACAATTGCTTCTTTAACAGCCGCTTTATCTTCAACCACTGGCTCAGTAATATCTTGTTCGACCACTACTTTATCAGCTACCGGCTCTTCAGCAGTCACTTGTGTCATCGCTACTTCTTCATCTATTGCACTAGCCTCAGACTCAGCTATTACCTCATTAGTATCCACAGTCTCTGCATCCACGACTGGCGTTTGCTTATCTTGTTCTTGCATACCTACTCCTAAATTCTTAGTGGCTTATCTTTGGACATTATTAGCATTACAATCAAATAAGGCTTGCGCTACTGATAGCCGAAGATATATGGCTGCCCGATAAAACTGTCTTTGCGGTATCAATGCTGAGCTCTTAGACTTATGGTTAATTAAGAGAAACATTGAAAAAATACTCACGCGACTGTTTCAATAAAAAATCGTTACTCATTATAAAAGAAAAACATTACAAACACGATACGCATTTGTGGGCATCAGTGTTAAGGTAAAGTTATAAATATTAAAGCTGATGGATGATAACAATTTATCACATTTAAAACTAAATTTAATGACTGTATTGTATATAACAAACTTTAACTAATAATAAATCAATCATTAGGACAATGCCTCATGGATAATAATCATAAAGCTGACGATAAAAACAGTATAAATAGCGCTGAAGTCACGGCAGATATACCGAATGACCTAAAAGATATGGAGGCACTTAGCCACTATATAAAGTCAGTAGCAGGCGTTCGACAAGCTCGTAGTATTCCTCCATTAGACCAATGGCAGCCAGAACAGACCATAGATATGGACCTTGTCATAAAAGCCAATGGTGAATGGTGGCATGAGGGTACTCATATGACGCGTGAGTCATTAGTCAGTTTATTTGCTACTATTTTATGGAAAGAAGAAATAAACGGTAAGGTTGAGTACTTCCTAAAAACACCGGTACAAAAATTGCGTATTAAAGTTGAAGATGCGCCGCTACTGATTAATGATGTTGGTATTGTCACTGAAGATGCGGTTAGTTGGCTTGAATTTAGTACCTCAACAGGGGATATAGTCCGTTTAGATCAGCAGCATCAATTAGAACTGCGTCCCTTTTATACCAATGATACAACAGAGTCTAGTGCTACTCCGCAAGTACGTCCCTATATGCTAGTGCGTAATGGACTAGAGGCCTTGGTAGGACGCAATACTTTTTATCATTTGACTCAAATCGGCAAATTAACCGCAGAGCAGGGAGTGACTACCTTGACCTTACATAGTGGTGGTCAAGACTATGAGCTTTTTATGCCTGATGAGGGATAGCTTACTATATTATTTGCAATAAAAGTCAGCTCATCGTCTACTAACTATATTTTGTCGACAGCTAGTTTACAAAACGATAGTCTACTATATAATCCTCACTATAAACTAGTCGTGATGAGCGTTGCTCTTAATTCTTATAGCTATTAGCGGTTAGGATGATAGATAATAGTTTATTTTCAAAAAGCCGCTACTATCTATCAAACTATTTTTTATAAAAATAATATGTCCAAAATCAGTGAGCAACAATTAGCAGAAAATCTGCAAGCTTCTAATAACGTAATGGCTAGTGCCCCGATAGGAATATTTGATTCGGGGATAGGTGGGCTATCGGTTTATCGGCACTTAGCTCAGCAATTGCCCGCTGAACGTTATGTTTATTATGCCGATACTTTGCATGTTCCTTATGGTAATCGCGACAGTCGAGAGATAGAGACACTTACTCTAAACGCAGTTGAGTGGTTATATCAGCAAGGCTGCAAGCTCATCGTCATTGCTTGTAACAGCGCCTCAGCCCATGCGCTGAGCTTAGCGCGCGTGCGCTATCCCCAGATACCAATAGTAGGGTTGGTACCAGCGCTCAAGCCTGCAGTATTAGCTAGCCGTAGTAGGCATGTGGCAGTACTAGCTACCAAAGCCACTCTTGAAGGGGCGCTACTTAATCAAGTTATCACCGATATAGCTGCGCCTAATAATACTACTGTAAGTAAGTATTTTGATCCACAGCTGGTGCCTTGGGTGGAAGCTGGCATGCCTAGTAATGCTCAAACTGCGAGTCATTTGCGTCAACGCCTACTACATCTAGCAGCAGAGGGGATTGATTATTTAGTGCTTGGCTGTACTCATTATCCTTTTTTTAAAGAGTTTTTATTGCAAGAGATTGAACAGCAACAGCTGGCTATAACGGTGGTAGACTCAGGACAAGCTATAGCTGCTAGGGTGCAGTCCTTGCTGATAGATAATAAAATGCTGGCTTTGTTAGATGCTGATAATGAAAGCTATCCCTTACGATTTTATGCTAGCAAATATGATGACAAATTGGCTCAATTGGTCGAGCGTCTGCTTGGCCAAAAGGTAGATATTCACTATCTTACTTAAAGCTATTAATATAAATAATTAGTAGGCTGTGCTCGGTACAGAGCGCTTGTATAGTTACAGCAAAATATATAGAGGTTACTTTGCCAAGTCGTCGATATCACATTCATGTTATCTGCGTTGCTCATAGCCAGCCCCTGGTTTTGGATAGTCTAGCGGTTTTTTTTCAGTCACGTGCGTTTTTGACTCATGATATCTCTACTCATTTAGCACAGTCGGCTCTATATGGTCGTCAGTGCGTTGATGCGTGCGATTATGTATTAATTCTCATCGGCGATAGTTATGGCACAGTGCAAAACACTGGCTTTAGCCAAATGCATTTAAGCTATTTTAATGCAAAAGCTAGAGCGAAGCCGATGATGGCGCTGATAAAGAGACATTATGATGCTGAAGAGCTCAATCCACAGCTCAAAGCTTTTACTCAGATTGTAGAGCAACAAAAAAGCAATGTGCATTATTATGATGATAATACTGACATAAAGCAGCTGCTAAATACTGCACACATTGAGATGATAAAAAAACCTGAGGTAGTAACCGGTTGGCTCAGCGCTAAAGACAGCGCGACTAGCATGGATAATAGAGCAGCTAATAGCCCAGCGGCTAATTCACTTAGAGGTATGAGCGCTCAAAATAATAAGCACGGTACTAATAACTATACGGCTACTGACACTATTACCACCACGCTTGAATTAACCCAGTCTTTTGATATTGAATATATGGCACAAGCCTACGAAGAGGGTAATCTAACCGATGTCACTATGACTATGACCTTGACTTGGCAAAACGTTTTGCAGGCTTTAGGGACGATGCCGGCGTTTTTTTCTAGTTATGGTTTGCAAAGTCAACTCAATCGTTTGATCGCCTCCAAAGCTGAGCTTGATATAAAAAAACTCATGCCTAAAGTCCATGCTGTCGCTCGCTGTCAGATTATAAAAAGCGATTTGGATAAATTGCAAAGATTATTAATAGCAGCCAACTGGATACAGATAAAGAGCTCAGGCTCTGAGATACGCTCTACCAAAGAGCTGTGGAGCCTAACCTTTTATGCCAAAAAATTACTAGAAGAAAGTCAGACTAGGCATTATTCTGAATAATATTTTAGCCTAATCGCAAAATTATTGTACCAATTGTACTTATGCCATAGATTATATATAGTTATGGTGCCGTAAGCCCCATCTTCTGTATTTAGTCCAGCTCCCACTTATCGCTTAAAACTCTCTAGGCTTGCCTGCCGATTGAGCCGTGCTACGTTTTGTAATACAAAGCATACGTGTCAGCGCTTGTTAAAGGGCGTTATATTCATAATAATAGAAGCTAATAACAAATACAGTTAATAGCTGCTATAGCTATAAAGTATAAAAAATAACATAAGACGATTATAAGAAAACGAAGTTAACCATTGATTAAGGAGAGCACGATGACTGACTCTAAGCGCGATACATTAAAGCAGGAGCTTGATGCGCTATCCGAAACTATGCACGAAGCCAACCAGTTTCATACTCTAGAAGAGCAAGTTGCTGATATGAAGCGTCGTGGAATTGATCCTCGTAAAGCTTATAAGGAGCTTGATAGAAAAGAAGAGGATGCAGATTGGGGCGATGAGACTTGGAAAGAGAACGGTAAATGGAAACCTAAAACGCCTGCTGATCTAGATGAAAAAGCTCGTGAAAACTGGGGTGGTGATAGCGGTGAGCCTAATCCTCCTCCTATTGTCTAAACGATGACAAAAGCAGTAGCTCTAGACCAAAAGACCACATCAAATTGACGTGGTCTTTTGGTTTGAGGCTGTTTTATTCAAAACTATTCGCTTTAATGGACAAGAAGATTTAGTTAATTCTTTCTAAACGCACGCTGCCATCACTAGTAGTAACTCTGCGATAGCGAACATTGCTAGCAGGCTGCACTGTTCTTTGTACCGAAGGCTCAGACGAATAGACGTTAGGCGTAGCCGTTTGTCGCTGTTGAATCAGCTGACCCATACGATCGGTAGAGGCGGGGTTTGAGGGTCGAATAGAGCTAGAACCTTGAGCGCTATTTTGGGTAATTAAACGATAAAAGTTTTGACCAGCACGTCCATCGGCTGGGAATATACCGCGACTGGTTTGATATTGCCGAATAGCGCTACGAGTATTATCCCCAATGATGCCATCGACTTCACCAATATCATAGCCTGCATCTAATAAAGCTTGCTGAATATCTTTGGCTTGTTGACGGCTGATACCCGGATCGTTTGTCGGCCAAGCGGTAATAAAGTCCGTCTTGCTGCTATCCTCGCGAGCAATTAAGTCAGATAAATGGGCAATGGCTAAGGCGTAATTCTCAGAAGCATTGTAAGAATAAAAAGTATCGAAGTTTTTGCCAACCAAGAAAGCCGGACCGTCTTTGCCAGCGGGTAATAACAAGCCAGCACTGCTTAAGTCATAAGGTAGCGGACTACCATTAGCCAAGGTTAAGCCTTGATCTCGCCAATGGCTTATCGACTTTTTGTTTTTGCGGTCTGAAGCGGCCCAGTAACCATCTGGTAGTCTTACCTCATAACCCCAAGGCTCACCGGTCCGATAACCACGGTTATCCAAAAAATTAGCCGTTGAAGCTAGCGCATCGGGCACACTATTAACGAGATCGCGACGACCATCACCATCAAAATCCACGGCTAATTCTAAAAAGGTGCTGGGCATAAACTGGGTTTGTCCAAAAGCTCCCGCCCATGAGCCGGCCATGTCACTAGGTGCGATATCACCGCGCTGCACAATCTTTAGTGCATTAGCAAACTCTCCTTGAAAGTAGCTTTGACGACGATCAAAACAGGAGAGGGTAGCAAGCGATTCAAAGAGTGGTTTTTTACCTAAGGTCTGTCCAAAGTTGGATTCGACGCCCCAGACTCCTAACACGTGCTCAGGCTTGACACCATAGCGTGATTCTATTTGACGTAGGGTGTCGCCCCATTGCCGTTTAGCACGGATACCGTCTTCGACACGCTCTTTGTCTACAAGAGCTGACAGGTAATCCCAAACATCTTTTTGAAATTCTGGCTGATAATTGAGCGATTGAATAACGCTCGGATCAGGCTGGCTTGGACGATAATTGTTAAAAGTATAGCTATCTACGCCGCGAAACTTACTAGAGTTTTTTAGACCATCCAAACACTGTTGAAATTCACTGTTGGATAAGTAGGGGGCTTCTGGCTTAGCAGCTTGAGCGGTACTAGCTAAACCAAAACTAATGGCAGCCGTCAGTAAGGAGAGAGTAGAGAGGGTATTTAGATGCATAAAGATATCCTATAAAAGTAGTGGCAAGATCAGCAATAGTATTAAAGATTGATTTAGAGTAACTAATATCTACTCTAAAGAAAAGCTATCGAAGGTCTTGGTTACTATAAGCTGACGTATGAGAGAGGTTATGAGTGGGTCTGAATAAGATTAAGTGATCATTCCCCCAAAACCTTATTCAACTCCTTAATAAAACCATGAATACGCTCGGCATTCTTACCCAAATCGCTGCTCCCTATACGCGACTTACTACGGATATCCACTAAGCGCTCGTTGCCATTATCTTCTACGCGTACGACAATATCGTCCTTAAAGCCAAACCATAGCGTTGCATCGGTGGCTTCTACTAGACCTGCATTTTTATCAGTGTTGACTAATTGCCAGCCCAAATTATCGGCGGCTTGCTCAATAGCGGTCACCAACTCTGCTTTCGATTGCGTATAAGTCAGAGTTTGCAGCTTAGGATAGGCTTTGCTTTGCTGCTCGGCAGTCTTAGCGCCGGCATACGCCACAGGATTAGGAGCATTGACGCGAAGCGGAGCAATCGCCACAAACTCAGGCGGCGTAGTCATATCGGTTGAGATGTCATGAATGGCTGGTACGTTTTTTGCGGTGTTCATCATCTTAAGCGGCATAACTATGGCAATAAGAGAGAAAAACACCGCTAATCCTGCACTAGCAAAGCTAATGGTTTGACGTTTGAATAGTGCTTGGATAATAAGTAAGATTAGCGCGGCGACACCAGTAATAACCGCATATTTAAAGCCTGAAAACGCAGTAGCTAAGTCGATAATAGCGAATTTATAAAGCGGACCGGGCAGAGTCACTAGTAAAAAAGCAGCTAGGCTAACTAAGCTCACCAATATTTTCATGTAGTTTCTCTATTTTTATAGGCCAATTAGCCAGTAGTTTAAGGAGTTAATAGCCAAACTGACTCAGTGACCGTGAGATCTGGAGCAGCGTTTAAGGTAGCAGGCTTTTGTGCTAATGGTTTGATTGAATAATGAGCGCCATAATAACGCTCAATGTCTGTAGAGTTAATAGAGAAAGGTGGCCCAGCGCGCTCATTTTGCTGATAATTGAGAGTTAGTACTAATTGCGGCGCGTTATCGCTAAGGCTTATGACTTGCTCGCTATAGCTTGGGCGCATCTCTGGCGGCATGGCTATCAGCGCCGCTCTATCATAAACTGCATCAATAGCACCGATATCAGTAGCACTTAGCGCAAAAATATCTGCCGCCCACAAGCTAATCGTTTGTCCTGCTAGCTGACCCTGATAATTTTTTATTGAAGAGTCTTTAGTAGGTTGAGTGATAGTGACAGCACTATTTTGCTCGGCAAAGAACTCTATTACTGCTGATTCTACCAACTCTATGCCTATGACTTCATAGCCTTGCTGAGCCAACCATAGCATATCGATGGACTTGCCAGCTAAGGGCACCAATACTCGGCTGCCCTTTTTTAGCTTTAATTGATTAAAGTAGTGGATTAACAGCGGATTGACTGTAGGCTGGTTAAAACCGATACGACCTTGTTGCCAGCGCTCTTGCCAAAATTCAGCCTTCATACTATTACCCTCAAAATTTTTATCATAAATAATCTGTAATCAAATAAATGCTTACTATTGCTAGTTATCATAACGTCAATAGCCACAAAAAAGCCAAGAGAATAATCACTTGGCTTACTATTGCAAGATTAATTATGGTTAATGCCTCAACAGCGTTATTAGCTGACCATGTATTCGCTAAATTCTTTACGTAGTTTGGCAAGCTTTGGTGGAATAGCGAAGTTACAGTAGGCTTGACCAGGATTGCGATTAAAGAAGTCTTGATGTGCTTCTTCTGCGCGATAAAACTCTACGGCAGGATGCACTTCGGTAACGACGTTTAATCCCATATCACGCAGCTTATTAATAGTGCGATCAATCGTGGGTTTTTGATCTTCGTCAGTGTAATACACGATGCTACGATATTGGCTACCGACATCATTGCCTTGACGATCTTTTGTGGTGGGATCGTGAGTACCAAAGAATACATCGAGTAGCACTTCTAATGGCAAGGTTTGTTCATCAAATTCGACTTTGATGACTTCAACGTGACCGCTATTACCACTACAGACCGCTTGGTAATTGGCTGTTTCTGCCTCACCGCCCATATAGCCTGAAACGACGGACTCAACGCCTTTTAGAGATAAAAACACGGATTCGGTGCACCAAAAGCAGCCACCGCCTAAGATGATAGTTTGCATAATTTTTCCTATTATTATAAATACTTACTTATTAACAAATGAAACTAAGCTGATTTTGCTAAACGTTCTAGTTAGCTTAATTCTACCTATTTAGCATAACAATTGTGTCTTTAATCCTGAGTAACAAACGGTAATGTTATAATGAGCTTTTGCTAAAGGCAGTGCTATCAAAACCGCTGTCAATCTAATGATGAAAGTCATCGTCCAAAAGAGTTATGCTATGAATTCCACTAAATCAACCTCAGAAGCTGTGCAACAAGCTATGCAACAAGCTAGGCAAGCTACCGATATTGAACATGATGCGCACAAACAGAACTCAGTCAAACACGATACCTTGTTTGATAAGCCTTTTACCACGCCATTAGATAAAGTGGCGCGCTTCTCCTTTGATGAGCAAGTGGTTGCCTGTTTCCCTGACATGATTCGCCGCAGTGTACCGGGCTACGGGCAAGTGCTAGCGATGCTGCCGATTTTTGCGCGGCGTCACTGCAAGTATCGTCAGCAAAATAATGATGGCCAACGCGTCAGCCGTATTTATGATTTGGGCTGCTCGCTTGGCGGTGCGACGATGGCGCTGGCGGGCGAGTTTGCGGCGCAAGACTTACAGATTAAGGCGATAGATATCTCGCCGGCGATGACTTCTGAGGCTGCCACTTTACTCAAGGATAATTATCCGCAGCATGATATTGAAGTGATCACCGCCGATATTCGTGATATTGAGCTTGAGCCTTGCGATATGGTGATCTTGAATTTAACGCTGCAATTTTTGCCTACTGAAGATAGAGTAGCGGTGCTAAAAAAGATTTATAACGCGCTAACCGAGGGCGGCATCTTAGTCTTAACCGAAAAGACTCACGCTATAGATGAGCAGTATGATGCTTGGCTAGTCGAGCGTTATTATGACTTTAAACGCGCTAACGGCTATAGCGAGATGGAGATTAGCGGTAAACGTAACGCGCTTGAGAATGTGCTGATTACCGACACTTTAGATCAGCATCACGAAAGGCTATCGCAGGTAGGGTTTGCGCGGCATTTGACTTGGTTTCAGTTTTTGAACTTTGTTTCTGTGGTGGGGTTTAAGTAGGATTTTACCCAACATTTAAAAATAAATAACCCATGCCCTGCAAATTTCACGACTATTAAAGAACGCTAAGCTTGAGGCTAATCTTTTTATTATCTTAACTATTATTCACCCAAATTCAAATCAACGAAAATTAAAACACTTATGATCAACGATACTATTATCAATGCTGAACGTGAACTGTACTTAACCTTATTGACCATCGCTGAGACCCAGCCGATAGCTTATGACTGGCTCGCGCTATTACCCAATTGGCTAACGGCCATCAAGGACAAGCGTAATTATGCGCATGCACCAGCCTATCAAGCATCAGTAGCAAGACTACCTACTATTAGCGCTGATAGTGTCGATTTAAATGGCGCGGCTATTACTATTAACGCTCAGCTAAGTAACTCTGAGCGCAAGCAAACTTTAGCGCTACTCAAGCAGCTAATGCCGTGGCGCAAAGGGCCCTTTTATATTGGAAAGCAGATTGGTAACGATGAGTCAGGGATTAGCATAGATACCGAGTGGCATAGCGATTGGAAGTGGGAGCGGGTAGCGCCGCATTTGAGTCCGTTGAAGGGCAGACGCGTTTTGGATGTTGGCGGCGGCTCGGGTTATCATGGTTGGCGCATGGCAGGCGCGGGCGCAGAGACGGTAATCATTGTCGATCCGTCTTGTTTGTTTTATCATCAATTTATGGCGATTAGGCATTTTGTTGGCAATGCTGACAACTATCGAACGCACTATATTCCGGTGCCGTTAGAGGCGTTGCCTGCCAGTAGCGACCAAGGCAGTCAGCTGTTTGATATGGTGTTTAGTATGGGGGTGCTTTATCATCGCCAATCACCGTTTGAGCACTTACAGCAGCTGCGTGGACAGCTGATCAAAGGAGGCGAGCTAGTGCTTGAGACTTTAGTGATTGATGGTGATGCCAATACGGTACTAGTGCCCCATGATAGATATGCGCAGATGAATAATGTATATTTTTTGCCTTCAGTAGATGCTTTAGTAGGCTGGCTCAAAAAGGTTGGTTTCAAGGAGGTGCGTTGCGTCGATGTTGATGTCACCACGATAGAGGAACAGCGAGCGACCGAGTGGATGACGTATCAATCGCTGAGTGATTTCCTTGATCCTAATGACTGTACTAAAACCATTGAAGGTTATCCGGCACCAAAGCGCGCCACTATTATCGCTAAAAGGTAGCTTTTAGCTTTACCTTATTCTCACGGACGAGACGCTATGAAAATATCGATATATGTACCAACGCTGATAAAACCATTGTTAGTGAGCGCTGTTAGTTTGCTTTCGCTACCAGTGCTAGCGGCTTATGGTGACCCATTCGAGGGCAGCGGCTTTGTCAGCGAGGATTGGCAGCTGGTCTGTGACAATACCTTGACTTGCCGAGCGGCGGGCTACAGTAGCGAGATTGCAGAGCTACGGGGCAGCATTATGATGACCCTGCCGGCAGGCGAGAAGCTACCCACTACGCAAGTGGTGCTGAACTACTGGGACGATGCTAAAGCGGTAGAAGATCAAATGCAGGCGCAAAACCGTCAAGTTGAGTTGTGGCTTAATGATAAATACTTTGGCAAAGTACCATTAAATACAGAGGAGAGGGGTCGAGGCGTATTGACGACTGCGCAAACCAAGCTGCTTATCGATAACGCTCGAAAGCCTACTAAAATAGAATTTAGAATTGGCGATTATCGCTGGCAGATATCCGATATCGGTATGGCCGCTGTGTTATTAAAGCTAGATGAAGTGCAAGGCCGAGTAGGCACGCCATCCGCTTTAGTTAGTAAACACAATCCTAATCGTCAAAATCTAAAACCAGCAAAGGCGCTACCTAAGATTTATGCGGCAGAGACTTATCCTATCGCTGAGTATGACACGGTTACTGATAAGGCTGCTAAAAGGTCTGATGAGCAGAAGTTTTATCAGCGATTAAGCGAACGTTATGATAAGCAATGGCAAAGCAAAATGACGGGGTGGGTCAAGGCTAGTATAGCTAGCCTCGATGCTGAGAGGCGCGAGGACTGTAACATACTAAGCTCAGATCAGGATTGGTTTGATAAAGAAGATAAAGTCTGGCGCTTTACGCCAATCGATAGTAAACATACCTTAGCCAGTCACCCTTGCTGGACAGGAGCTTATAACTTTGGTACTGGCTATTGGCTCATTGATAACGATAAACCCGCCAAGCCCAAGCTGATTACTTTATCCGGCTCTTCTTATGCCGAAGGTGAGATATTCGCCGCGCATAAAGGCCGAGGATTAGGGGACTGTTGGTCGATGAAAAGTTGGGTTTGGGAGGGTAAAGATTTCGCTTTGGCTAGTGAGAAAACCACTGGGTTATGCCGTTTAATAGAAGCAGGCGGCGCTTGGCAGATACCCGCTTAT encodes:
- a CDS encoding electron transfer flavoprotein-ubiquinone oxidoreductase, producing the protein MEFDVIVVGGGPAGLSAAIRLRQQAIAAGNDEFMVCVVEKGSEFGAHILSGAVMEPRALDELIPDWKEKGAPLNVPAIEDRLYMLGSATKATKLIDSVVPSLMHNDGNYIVSLANVVRWLAEQAEELEVMMFPGFPAADILYNDDGSVKGILTGDMGVAADGSEKPSFEPGYELLAKYTIFAEGSRGHLGKRLISRFGLDNDSDPQHYGIGLKELWDIDPAKHEEGVVMHGSGWPLTDTGSSGGWWLYFAENNQVSFGMVIDLSYSNPYMSPFDEMQRLKLHPLIRNILEGGERLSYGARALTKGGLNSLPKLTFPGGVLAGDDAGFLNPAKIKGTHTSMKSGMLAAEAVFEAIQAGRQHDEVVAYTTMYEESWLYQDNYEARNFSPAMHRMGQWMGGAFNFIDQNLLGGKMPLTIRDNTHDYSQLERAVHAYQPTYPKPDGKLIFDKLSSVFISNTNHAEDQPVHLKLTDPTVPISINLPLYAEPARLYCPAGVYEVVQDAEGAKFVINAQNCVHCKTCDIKDPSQNITWVTPEGGGGPNYPNM
- a CDS encoding DUF1285 domain-containing protein, which codes for MDNNHKADDKNSINSAEVTADIPNDLKDMEALSHYIKSVAGVRQARSIPPLDQWQPEQTIDMDLVIKANGEWWHEGTHMTRESLVSLFATILWKEEINGKVEYFLKTPVQKLRIKVEDAPLLINDVGIVTEDAVSWLEFSTSTGDIVRLDQQHQLELRPFYTNDTTESSATPQVRPYMLVRNGLEALVGRNTFYHLTQIGKLTAEQGVTTLTLHSGGQDYELFMPDEG
- the murI gene encoding glutamate racemase; this translates as MSKISEQQLAENLQASNNVMASAPIGIFDSGIGGLSVYRHLAQQLPAERYVYYADTLHVPYGNRDSREIETLTLNAVEWLYQQGCKLIVIACNSASAHALSLARVRYPQIPIVGLVPALKPAVLASRSRHVAVLATKATLEGALLNQVITDIAAPNNTTVSKYFDPQLVPWVEAGMPSNAQTASHLRQRLLHLAAEGIDYLVLGCTHYPFFKEFLLQEIEQQQLAITVVDSGQAIAARVQSLLIDNKMLALLDADNESYPLRFYASKYDDKLAQLVERLLGQKVDIHYLT
- a CDS encoding DUF4062 domain-containing protein; this encodes MPSRRYHIHVICVAHSQPLVLDSLAVFFQSRAFLTHDISTHLAQSALYGRQCVDACDYVLILIGDSYGTVQNTGFSQMHLSYFNAKARAKPMMALIKRHYDAEELNPQLKAFTQIVEQQKSNVHYYDDNTDIKQLLNTAHIEMIKKPEVVTGWLSAKDSATSMDNRAANSPAANSLRGMSAQNNKHGTNNYTATDTITTTLELTQSFDIEYMAQAYEEGNLTDVTMTMTLTWQNVLQALGTMPAFFSSYGLQSQLNRLIASKAELDIKKLMPKVHAVARCQIIKSDLDKLQRLLIAANWIQIKSSGSEIRSTKELWSLTFYAKKLLEESQTRHYSE
- a CDS encoding lytic murein transglycosylase; this translates as MHLNTLSTLSLLTAAISFGLASTAQAAKPEAPYLSNSEFQQCLDGLKNSSKFRGVDSYTFNNYRPSQPDPSVIQSLNYQPEFQKDVWDYLSALVDKERVEDGIRAKRQWGDTLRQIESRYGVKPEHVLGVWGVESNFGQTLGKKPLFESLATLSCFDRRQSYFQGEFANALKIVQRGDIAPSDMAGSWAGAFGQTQFMPSTFLELAVDFDGDGRRDLVNSVPDALASTANFLDNRGYRTGEPWGYEVRLPDGYWAASDRKNKKSISHWRDQGLTLANGSPLPYDLSSAGLLLPAGKDGPAFLVGKNFDTFYSYNASENYALAIAHLSDLIAREDSSKTDFITAWPTNDPGISRQQAKDIQQALLDAGYDIGEVDGIIGDNTRSAIRQYQTSRGIFPADGRAGQNFYRLITQNSAQGSSSIRPSNPASTDRMGQLIQQRQTATPNVYSSEPSVQRTVQPASNVRYRRVTTSDGSVRLERIN
- a CDS encoding DUF1499 domain-containing protein, with the protein product MKILVSLVSLAAFLLVTLPGPLYKFAIIDLATAFSGFKYAVITGVAALILLIIQALFKRQTISFASAGLAVFFSLIAIVMPLKMMNTAKNVPAIHDISTDMTTPPEFVAIAPLRVNAPNPVAYAGAKTAEQQSKAYPKLQTLTYTQSKAELVTAIEQAADNLGWQLVNTDKNAGLVEATDATLWFGFKDDIVVRVEDNGNERLVDIRSKSRIGSSDLGKNAERIHGFIKELNKVLGE
- the tmpT gene encoding thiopurine S-methyltransferase, with translation MKAEFWQERWQQGRIGFNQPTVNPLLIHYFNQLKLKKGSRVLVPLAGKSIDMLWLAQQGYEVIGIELVESAVIEFFAEQNSAVTITQPTKDSSIKNYQGQLAGQTISLWAADIFALSATDIGAIDAVYDRAALIAMPPEMRPSYSEQVISLSDNAPQLVLTLNYQQNERAGPPFSINSTDIERYYGAHYSIKPLAQKPATLNAAPDLTVTESVWLLTP
- the msrA gene encoding peptide-methionine (S)-S-oxide reductase MsrA, yielding MQTIILGGGCFWCTESVFLSLKGVESVVSGYMGGEAETANYQAVCSGNSGHVEVIKVEFDEQTLPLEVLLDVFFGTHDPTTKDRQGNDVGSQYRSIVYYTDEDQKPTIDRTINKLRDMGLNVVTEVHPAVEFYRAEEAHQDFFNRNPGQAYCNFAIPPKLAKLRKEFSEYMVS